A part of Periplaneta americana isolate PAMFEO1 chromosome 17, P.americana_PAMFEO1_priV1, whole genome shotgun sequence genomic DNA contains:
- the LOC138692811 gene encoding ankyrin-3-like isoform X1, translating to MLNSSIRTAPASLRAYHFFRLSRISGFSSTVQCCLVNWGPATWYIAVRRATALLEGDGGVQASELDARLWKAADLGDLDDLTLALEVGADVNFQHSSGTPLGRAARRGHVECVCRLLAHNADVGLKGWFNTDSLTPLCAAARNGHVEVMRTLLRSGADPNDGALLDAAEYGQLNAVVLLLQEGAEVNSRSATGMTPLMLAVWKGRMKHIRWVLEGVVDYYFYVGYCYNDAYFPRYAVEFVLQQRKAVDALDLPELEKLHNALCRNDVLALEELVQSPGNGDPAAERRLQLVRLLLEWKADPNLQSEDGACALHLAIIDKDIACIELLLSYNAAVDILGKTWAKYSAPLHLAAEFCSEAVVRMLLLAGADPNQLDENGCTPLHSAASQGDLICVQLLLDAGANVQLTDKEGKTPLHYTGTLEKAKLLVNAGADVRARDIQGRTVLFGAADLEGEGACVDFLISQGADPHARDNSGKSALDVALQRYTYNDDDGGIGSVRTLISHGVVPDKAKIKMSLHDAIKRRRLGCALALIHLGTSVEELLGENTPLMTAVMCRSSLATKLLLQEGANPNVECNGKTPLDMALLQGCYDCAKVLLDAGVLLRVNVTLELKSKKTWTCYIDLHNGLMIQDKDGITATHILCHSLKRLSLLEQLLEDPMYARIADVDGATGLHVLALGGADRGCDYAKLVLQKGADVNAQDRDGLTTLHCTVFKAYFEMASLLLECGADPNLRDDNGRTALHIAAQYLPHHPMFIDLLLQNSANVETTTQEGWTALHSSTFSGNLVCAQMLVQHGADVNALTHEGATPLSLAKQEGHTACVEWLLEVGAQPTEVDVIHTPTWDLSKLFRNEAQYELRQAWKSEDLKPSDEDSDSDLGFGLFD from the exons atgCTAAATAGTAGCATCAGAACCGCTCCCGCCAGTCTCCGTGCCTATCACTTCTTCCGGCTCTCGCGCATCTCAGGGTTCTCGTCCACTGTACAGTGTTGTCTTGTCAACTGGGGGCCCGCGACGTGGTATATTGCGGTCCGAAGAGCCACAG CACTCCTGGAAGGCGATGGAGGTGTTCAGGCATCAGAGTTGGATGCACGGCTGTGGAAGGCCGCAGACCTGGGAGACTTGGACGACCTGACCCTGGCCCTGGAGGTGGGTGCTGATGTCAACTTCCAGCACAGCTCTGGAACGCCATTGGGACGTGCAGCCCGTAGAGGCCATGTGGAATGTGTCTGCAGACTGCTCGCCCACAATGCTGATGTGGGACTGAAAGGATGGTTCAACACCGACAGCCTCACACCACTCTGTGCCGCAGCACGCAATGGCCATGTTGAAGTGATGAGGACTCTGCTGCGTAGTGGTGCCGATCCCAATGATGGAGCCCTACTTGATGCTGCAGAGTATGGCCAGCTGAATGCCGTGGTATTACTACTGCAGGAAGGTGCAGAGGTGAACTCTCGCTCTGCAACAGGGATGACGCCCCTAATGCTAGCCGTGTGGAAGGGACGTATGAAACATATTCGCTGGGTGCTAGAGGGCGTGGTGGACTATTACTTCTACGTTGGATACTGTTATAATGATGCATACTTTCCACGTTATGCAGTTGAATTTGTGCTCCAACAGCGCAAGGCTGTGGACGCGCTCGACTTACCAGAGTTAGAGAAGCTGCATAATGCTCTGTGTCGCAACGATGTTCTGGCCCTTGAAGAGTTGGTGCAGAGTCCTGGAAACGGAGATCCAGCAGCAGAGAGGCGCCTGCAGCTGGTGAGGCTGCTGCTGGAGTGGAAAGCCGATCCCAATCTCCAGAGTGAGGACGGTGCATGTGCACTTCATTTAGCAATTATAGACAAAGACATAGCCTGCATTGAGCTGCTGCTGAGTTACAATGCTGCTGTCGATATCTTGGGCAAGACGTGGGCCAAATACTCAGCTCCATTACATCTGGCAGCAGAGTTCTGCTCCGAGGCCGTGGTGAGAATGCTGCTGCTTGCAGGTGCAGACCCAAACCAGCTTGACGAGAATGGTTGCACCCCACTTCACTCTGCTGCAAGTCAGGGTGATCTTATATGCGTACAACTGCTGCTGGATGCTGGAGCCAATGTGCAACTAACAGACAAAGAGGGAAAGACGCCATTACACTACACCGGTACTTTAGAAAAGGCGAAGCTCCTTGTGAATGCTGGAGCAGATGTTAGAGCTCGTGACATTCAAGGTAGAACAGTTCTTTTTGGTGCTGCAGACTTGGAAGGCGAGGGTGCATGTGTGGACTTTCTCATATCCCAGGGTGCAGATCCCCATGCCCGTGATAACAGTGGGAAATCGGCTCTGGATGTGGCATTACAACGCTACACTTACAATGATGACGATGGAGGCATCGGAAGTGTCAGAACACTGATATCGCATGGTGTAGTCCCCGACAAAGCAAAGATCAAAATGTCGCTTCATGACGCCATAAAGCGGAGACGCTTGGGCTGTGCTCTGGCACTTATCCACCTTGGCACATCTGTGGAGGAACTGTTGGGGGAAAATACGCCATTGATGACGGCTGTGATGTGCCGCAGCAGCCTCGCCACTAAACTCTTGTTGCAGGAAGGCGCCAATCCCAATGTGGAATGCAATGGCAAGACACCCCTAGATATGGCCCTTCTTCAGGGGTGCTATGACTGTGCAAAAGTGCTGCTAGATGCAGGTGTACTTCTTAGGGTAAATGTCACTTTGGAGCTGAAATCAAAGAAGACATGGACCTGTTACATCGACTTGCACAATGGGCTAATGATCCAAGACAAGGATGGCATAACAGCTACGCACATCCTGTGCCATAGCCTGAAGAGACTGTCCCTTTTGGAGCAACTGCTGGAAGATCCCATGTATGCACGCATCGCAGATGTGGATGGAGCAACAGGTCTCCACGTGCTGGCACTGGGAGGTGCTGATCGTGGCTGTGACTATGCAAAGCTGGTGTTGCAAAAGGGTGCAGATGTCAATGCGCAGGACCGTGATGGACTCACAACATTGCACTGCACAGTTTTCAAAG CGTACTTCGAAATGGCCAGTCTCCTGCTGGAGTGTGGTGCTGACCCCAACCTGCGAGATGACAATGGGAGGACAGCCCTGCACATTGCTGCCCAGTACCTTCCACACCATCCGATGTTTATAGACTTGCTCTTGCAAAACAGTGCCAATGTGGAGACAACGACCCAAGAAGGATGGACAGCCTTGCATAGCTCTACATTCAGTGGGAACCTTGTATGTGCACAGATGTTGGTGCAACACGGGGCAGATGTCAATGCTCTCACACATGAGGGTGCCACACCTCTCAGCCTGGCCAAGCAGGAGGGACACACAGCATGTGTGGAATGGCTGCTAGAAGTAGGTGCACAGCCGACTGAAGTCGATGTCATTCACACTCCCACATGGGACCTGTCCAAACTGTTCAGAAATGAAGCGCAGTATGAATTGCGGCAGGCATGGAAATCTGAGGACTTAAAACCATCTGACGAAGACTCTGACAGCGACTTGGGTTTTGGCTTGTTTGACTAG
- the LOC138692812 gene encoding ankyrin-3-like — MTTESASCSRNWPYNGHFCCVGAYFEQYYSIEIPLLEGDGGVKASELDARLWRAADLGDLDDLILALEAGADVNFQHISGTPLGRAARRGHVECVRRLLAHNADVGMEGRFNCKSCTPLRAAARNGHLEVMRTLLRSGADPNDGALHDAAEYGQLDAVILLLQEGAEVNSRTAREETPLMLAVKKGRLDQLRWVLEGVVDYYHYRGYCYNAAHYPYRTIQFLFCEQKAVDALDFPELEKLRNALCRNDVPVLEQLVQSARKGDPAAERCLQLMRLLLEWKADPNLQNEDGACALHLAIIDEDIACIELLLSRNAAVDILSNIWGYCSAPLHLAAQICSEAVVRMLLLAGADPNQLDENGCTPLHSAARWGNATSVQLLLDAGANVQLTNNEGMTPLHYTSTLENAQLLVNAGADVRARDIHGCTVLFAAADLEGEGACVDFLISQGADPHARSNNGASALNVALERWPSEGDDGGIECVRVLISHGVVPNKSDIKMSLHDAIKRRRLGCALALIHLGTSVEELLGENTPLMTAVMCCSSLATKLLLQEGANPNVECNGKTLLDMALLRGCYDCAKVLLDAGVLLRVNVTLELKSKKTWTCYIDLHKGLMIQDKDGITATHILCHSLKRLSLLEQLLEDPMYARIADVDGATGLHVLALGGADRGCDYAKLLLQKGADVNAKDRDGLTTLHCTAFKGYFEMASLLLECGADPNLRDDNGRTALHIAAQYLPHHPTFVDLLLQNSANVETTTQEGWTALHSSTFSGNLVCAQMLVRHGADVNALTHEGATPLSLAKQEGHIACVEWLLEVGAQLTEVDVIHTPTWDLSKLFRNEAQYELRQAWKSEDLKPSDEDSDSDLGFGLFD, encoded by the exons ATGACGACGGAATCGGCATCTTGTTCGAGAAATTGGCCGTATAACGGGCATTTCTGTTGCGTGGGAGCTTATTTCGAGCAGTACTATTCCATAGAGATAC cactcCTGGAGGGTGATGGAGGTGTTAAGGCATCGGAGTTAGATGCACGGCTGTGGAGGGCTGCAGACCTGGGAGACTTAGATGATCTAATCCTGGCACTGGAGGCGGGTGCTGATGTCAACTTCCAGCACATCTCTGGAACGCCATTGGGACGCGCGGCACGTAGAGGCCATGTGGAATGTGTCCGCAGACTGCTCGCCCACAATGCTGATGTGGGAATGGAAGGACGCTTCAACTGCAAGAGCTGCACACCACTCCGTGCTGCAGCACGCAACGGCCACCTTGAAGTGATGAGGACTCTGCTGCGTAGTGGTGCCGATCCCAATGATGGAGCCCTACATGATGCTGCAGAGTATGGCCAGCTGGATGCCGTGATATTACTACTGCAGGAAGGTGCAGAGGTGAACTCTCGTACTGCTAGGGAGGAGACGCCCCTAATGTTAGCTGTGAAAAAGGGACGTCTGGACCAACTTCGCTGGGTGCTAGAGGGCGTGGTGGACTACTACCACTATCGTGGATACTGTTATAATGCTGCACACTATCCATATCGCACCATTCAATTCCTGTTCTGTGAGCAAAAAGCTGTGGACGCGCTGGACTTCCCGGAGTTAGAGAAGTTGCGTAATGCTCTGTGTCGCAATGATGTTCCGGTCCTTGAACAGTTGGTGCAGAGTGCCAGAAAGGGAGATCCAGCAGCAGAGAGGTGCCTGCAGCTGATGAGGCTGCTGCTGGAATGGAAAGCTGATCCCAATCTCCAGAATGAGGACGGTGCATGTGCACTTCATTTAGCAATTATAGACGAGGACATAGCCTGCATTGAGCTGCTTCTGAGTCGCAACGCTGCTGTCGATATCTTGAGCAACATATGGGGCTATTGCTCGGCTCCGTTACACCTGGCAGCACAAATCTGCTCTGAGGCCGTGGTGAGAATGCTGTTGCTTGCAGGTGCAGACCCAAACCAGCTTGATGAGAATGGTTGCACCCCACTTCACTCTGCCGCAAGATGGGGCAATGCTACAAGTGTACAACTGCTACTAGATGCTGGAGCCAATGTTCAGCTAACTAACAATGAGGGAATGACGCCTTTACACTACACCAGTACTTTAGAAAATGCACAGCTCCTTGTGAATGCTGGAGCAGATGTTAGAGCTCGTGACATTCATGGTTGTACGGTTCTTTTTGCTGCTGCAGACTTGGAAGGCGAGGGTGCATGTGTGGACTTCCTCATATCCCAGGGTGCAGATCCCCATGCTCGTAGTAACAATGGAGCATCGGCTCTGAATGTGGCATTAGAGCGCTGGCCCTCTGAAGGTGATGACGGAGGTATTGAGTGTGTCAGAGTACTGATATCGCATGGTGTAGTCCCAAAcaaatcagacatcaaaatgTCACTTCATGACGCCATAAAGCGGAGACGCTTGGGCTGTGCTCTGGCACTTATCCACCTCGGCACATCTGTGGAGGAACTGTTGGGGGAAAATACGCCATTGATGACGGCTGTGATGTGCTGCAGCAGCCTCGCCACTAAACTCTTGTTACAGGAAGGCGCCAATCCCAATGTGGAATGCAATGGCAAGACACTCCTAGATATGGCCCTTCTTCGGGGATGCTATGACTGTGCAAAAGTGCTGCTAGATGCAGGTGTACTTCTTAGAGTAAATGTCACTTTGGAGCTGAAATCAAAGAAGACATGGACCTGTTACATCGACTTGCACAAGGGGCTAATGATTCAAGACAAGGATGGCATAACAGCTACGCACATCCTGTGCCATAGCCTGAAGAGACTGTCCCTTTTGGAGCAACTGCTGGAAGATCCCATGTATGCACGCATCGCAGATGTGGATGGAGCAACAGGTCTCCACGTGCTGGCACTGGGAGGTGCTGATCGTGGCTGTGACTATGCAAAGCTGCTGTTGCAAAAGGGTGCAGATGTCAATGCGAAGGACCGTGATGGACTCACAACATTGCACTGCACAGCTTTCAAAG GGTACTTTGAAATGGCCAGTCTCTTGCTGGAGTGTGGTGCTGACCCCAACCTGCGAGATGACAATGGGAGAACAGCCCTGCACATTGCTGCCCAGTACCTTCCACACCACCCGACGTTTGTGGACCTGCTCTTGCAAAACAGTGCCAATGTGGAGACAACGACCCAAGAAGGATGGACAGCCTTGCATAGCTCTACATTCAGTGGGAACCTTGTATGTGCACAGATGTTGGTGCGACACGGGGCTGATGTCAATGCTCTCACACATGAGGGTGCCACACCTCTCAGCCTGGCCAAGCAGGAGGGACACATAGCATGTGTAGAATGGCTGCTAGAAGTAGGTGCACAGCTGACTGAAGTCGATGTCATTCACACTCCCACATGGGACCTGTCCAAACTGTTCAGAAATGAAGCGCAGTATGAATTGCGGCAGGCGTGGAAATCTGAGGACTTAAAACCATCTGACGAAGACTCTGACAGCGACTTGGGTTTTGGCTTGTTTGACTAG
- the LOC138692811 gene encoding ankyrin-3-like isoform X2, with the protein MTTEPASCSNYRRYDEKIFMALWRSKDIPLLEGDGGVQASELDARLWKAADLGDLDDLTLALEVGADVNFQHSSGTPLGRAARRGHVECVCRLLAHNADVGLKGWFNTDSLTPLCAAARNGHVEVMRTLLRSGADPNDGALLDAAEYGQLNAVVLLLQEGAEVNSRSATGMTPLMLAVWKGRMKHIRWVLEGVVDYYFYVGYCYNDAYFPRYAVEFVLQQRKAVDALDLPELEKLHNALCRNDVLALEELVQSPGNGDPAAERRLQLVRLLLEWKADPNLQSEDGACALHLAIIDKDIACIELLLSYNAAVDILGKTWAKYSAPLHLAAEFCSEAVVRMLLLAGADPNQLDENGCTPLHSAASQGDLICVQLLLDAGANVQLTDKEGKTPLHYTGTLEKAKLLVNAGADVRARDIQGRTVLFGAADLEGEGACVDFLISQGADPHARDNSGKSALDVALQRYTYNDDDGGIGSVRTLISHGVVPDKAKIKMSLHDAIKRRRLGCALALIHLGTSVEELLGENTPLMTAVMCRSSLATKLLLQEGANPNVECNGKTPLDMALLQGCYDCAKVLLDAGVLLRVNVTLELKSKKTWTCYIDLHNGLMIQDKDGITATHILCHSLKRLSLLEQLLEDPMYARIADVDGATGLHVLALGGADRGCDYAKLVLQKGADVNAQDRDGLTTLHCTVFKAYFEMASLLLECGADPNLRDDNGRTALHIAAQYLPHHPMFIDLLLQNSANVETTTQEGWTALHSSTFSGNLVCAQMLVQHGADVNALTHEGATPLSLAKQEGHTACVEWLLEVGAQPTEVDVIHTPTWDLSKLFRNEAQYELRQAWKSEDLKPSDEDSDSDLGFGLFD; encoded by the exons ATGACGACGGAACCGGCATCGTGTTCGAACTATAGACGTTATGATGAGAAGATATTTATGGCGCTGTGGCGTTCCAAAGATATAC CACTCCTGGAAGGCGATGGAGGTGTTCAGGCATCAGAGTTGGATGCACGGCTGTGGAAGGCCGCAGACCTGGGAGACTTGGACGACCTGACCCTGGCCCTGGAGGTGGGTGCTGATGTCAACTTCCAGCACAGCTCTGGAACGCCATTGGGACGTGCAGCCCGTAGAGGCCATGTGGAATGTGTCTGCAGACTGCTCGCCCACAATGCTGATGTGGGACTGAAAGGATGGTTCAACACCGACAGCCTCACACCACTCTGTGCCGCAGCACGCAATGGCCATGTTGAAGTGATGAGGACTCTGCTGCGTAGTGGTGCCGATCCCAATGATGGAGCCCTACTTGATGCTGCAGAGTATGGCCAGCTGAATGCCGTGGTATTACTACTGCAGGAAGGTGCAGAGGTGAACTCTCGCTCTGCAACAGGGATGACGCCCCTAATGCTAGCCGTGTGGAAGGGACGTATGAAACATATTCGCTGGGTGCTAGAGGGCGTGGTGGACTATTACTTCTACGTTGGATACTGTTATAATGATGCATACTTTCCACGTTATGCAGTTGAATTTGTGCTCCAACAGCGCAAGGCTGTGGACGCGCTCGACTTACCAGAGTTAGAGAAGCTGCATAATGCTCTGTGTCGCAACGATGTTCTGGCCCTTGAAGAGTTGGTGCAGAGTCCTGGAAACGGAGATCCAGCAGCAGAGAGGCGCCTGCAGCTGGTGAGGCTGCTGCTGGAGTGGAAAGCCGATCCCAATCTCCAGAGTGAGGACGGTGCATGTGCACTTCATTTAGCAATTATAGACAAAGACATAGCCTGCATTGAGCTGCTGCTGAGTTACAATGCTGCTGTCGATATCTTGGGCAAGACGTGGGCCAAATACTCAGCTCCATTACATCTGGCAGCAGAGTTCTGCTCCGAGGCCGTGGTGAGAATGCTGCTGCTTGCAGGTGCAGACCCAAACCAGCTTGACGAGAATGGTTGCACCCCACTTCACTCTGCTGCAAGTCAGGGTGATCTTATATGCGTACAACTGCTGCTGGATGCTGGAGCCAATGTGCAACTAACAGACAAAGAGGGAAAGACGCCATTACACTACACCGGTACTTTAGAAAAGGCGAAGCTCCTTGTGAATGCTGGAGCAGATGTTAGAGCTCGTGACATTCAAGGTAGAACAGTTCTTTTTGGTGCTGCAGACTTGGAAGGCGAGGGTGCATGTGTGGACTTTCTCATATCCCAGGGTGCAGATCCCCATGCCCGTGATAACAGTGGGAAATCGGCTCTGGATGTGGCATTACAACGCTACACTTACAATGATGACGATGGAGGCATCGGAAGTGTCAGAACACTGATATCGCATGGTGTAGTCCCCGACAAAGCAAAGATCAAAATGTCGCTTCATGACGCCATAAAGCGGAGACGCTTGGGCTGTGCTCTGGCACTTATCCACCTTGGCACATCTGTGGAGGAACTGTTGGGGGAAAATACGCCATTGATGACGGCTGTGATGTGCCGCAGCAGCCTCGCCACTAAACTCTTGTTGCAGGAAGGCGCCAATCCCAATGTGGAATGCAATGGCAAGACACCCCTAGATATGGCCCTTCTTCAGGGGTGCTATGACTGTGCAAAAGTGCTGCTAGATGCAGGTGTACTTCTTAGGGTAAATGTCACTTTGGAGCTGAAATCAAAGAAGACATGGACCTGTTACATCGACTTGCACAATGGGCTAATGATCCAAGACAAGGATGGCATAACAGCTACGCACATCCTGTGCCATAGCCTGAAGAGACTGTCCCTTTTGGAGCAACTGCTGGAAGATCCCATGTATGCACGCATCGCAGATGTGGATGGAGCAACAGGTCTCCACGTGCTGGCACTGGGAGGTGCTGATCGTGGCTGTGACTATGCAAAGCTGGTGTTGCAAAAGGGTGCAGATGTCAATGCGCAGGACCGTGATGGACTCACAACATTGCACTGCACAGTTTTCAAAG CGTACTTCGAAATGGCCAGTCTCCTGCTGGAGTGTGGTGCTGACCCCAACCTGCGAGATGACAATGGGAGGACAGCCCTGCACATTGCTGCCCAGTACCTTCCACACCATCCGATGTTTATAGACTTGCTCTTGCAAAACAGTGCCAATGTGGAGACAACGACCCAAGAAGGATGGACAGCCTTGCATAGCTCTACATTCAGTGGGAACCTTGTATGTGCACAGATGTTGGTGCAACACGGGGCAGATGTCAATGCTCTCACACATGAGGGTGCCACACCTCTCAGCCTGGCCAAGCAGGAGGGACACACAGCATGTGTGGAATGGCTGCTAGAAGTAGGTGCACAGCCGACTGAAGTCGATGTCATTCACACTCCCACATGGGACCTGTCCAAACTGTTCAGAAATGAAGCGCAGTATGAATTGCGGCAGGCATGGAAATCTGAGGACTTAAAACCATCTGACGAAGACTCTGACAGCGACTTGGGTTTTGGCTTGTTTGACTAG